The genome window AAAAGCATCCGCTACGTTTCACCCAATTCGCTCGAGCCCGCCGTTCCGGCGCAATTAGAGTTCCACGACGTCCCGGGTTCCGGGCTTGAATTCCTTGAAGACCACAAGGAGACGGCCGTTCTCGACCTTGGAGGGCAAGAGATCCAGCGGACGCGGCGCAGGCCCTGCCACCACCTTGCCTTCGATGTCGAACACGCTGCCGTGGCAGGGACACTTGAACTGCTTCTCCTCGCCATCCCAACGATAGCCGCAGCCGAGATGGGTGCACATCGGAGAGAATACTCTGACCTGTCCGTCCGGTTGCTTGACAGCCCAGACCGCCTTCTGTGATTGGCTCTTCAAATACCCGTCCTGAATCGTCGTGACATGATCGAGTTGTTTGGGATCGCCGAGCGACACGTCTTCCAGACTGCCGACATCCACCCAGGGGCGCGCCCTCCGCTTCAAGGCCGGAGAAATGACATAGCCGGCCAGCGGAATCGCCAGCCCGAGCCCGATCAGACCGGCCGCCACCTTTGTGACCCAGCCGAAAAATGTCCGCCGCGTCCCGACAGGTGTATGGGCCCCTCCCGCTTCACCGCCCCCCTGGTGCTCGCTCACAATAGTCCTCCCTTGATCTTCCAGAGATTATGGCCGATGAGGATCACCGCGACCGCCCAGGCGACGACAGCAAACGCTCTGGTTAAGCACTTGGGGGAGAGGGCGCGACTCACCTGTCTCCCTGCCAACATTCCGATAATGGCTCCGACGATCAAGACCGAGAGGACGCGCAGATCCAGCGGAGCGAGACGGACATGCGCAGCGACGCCAGCCACCGCGATGAGCGTGATGATCAACAGCGACGTCCCCACTGCCACACGCATCGGAAATCCGAGCAGCAGGGTCAGCGCCGGTACTATCACAAACCCTCCCCCGACCCCGAAGAATCCGGTCAGCAGCCCGACCACCAGTCCAATTCCGCTCACTTTCACCCAACAGGTCCGCGGAAACAGATCCGCACAGATGCTACGCTCCTCAGGATCGTCCCGCAATGTCGTACGCCACCACATCTGCCCGGCTGCCACAATCATCAACACGCCGAAGAGCAGGAGCGTGATTTCCTCCCGCACCAGCCGGTGCCCTGCGGCTCCCACCCACCCGCCGAGCATCCCGGCCCCGCTCAACAGGAGCGCCGCCTTCACCTTGACAAGACCCGACTGAAAGGATTCGATAGCCCCGATGCCAGCAGCGGCGGCAACGAGCGCGAGC of Nitrospira sp. contains these proteins:
- a CDS encoding ubiquinol-cytochrome c reductase iron-sulfur subunit, with the protein product MSEHQGGGEAGGAHTPVGTRRTFFGWVTKVAAGLIGLGLAIPLAGYVISPALKRRARPWVDVGSLEDVSLGDPKQLDHVTTIQDGYLKSQSQKAVWAVKQPDGQVRVFSPMCTHLGCGYRWDGEEKQFKCPCHGSVFDIEGKVVAGPAPRPLDLLPSKVENGRLLVVFKEFKPGTRDVVEL
- a CDS encoding sulfite exporter TauE/SafE family protein, which translates into the protein MTGGEPTVLAVVVGSLVGLSLGVTGSGGSLIAIPLLVYVLGTSVQEAVSLSLALVAAAAGIGAIESFQSGLVKVKAALLLSGAGMLGGWVGAAGHRLVREEITLLLFGVLMIVAAGQMWWRTTLRDDPEERSICADLFPRTCWVKVSGIGLVVGLLTGFFGVGGGFVIVPALTLLLGFPMRVAVGTSLLIITLIAVAGVAAHVRLAPLDLRVLSVLIVGAIIGMLAGRQVSRALSPKCLTRAFAVVAWAVAVILIGHNLWKIKGGLL